A stretch of Saccharothrix texasensis DNA encodes these proteins:
- the coxB gene encoding cytochrome c oxidase subunit II, which translates to MGLKEGTRAARLAKVGGLVGLVGVGATGCSTEEVLRFGWPVAVTPQAEAMRELWTWSVVAALAVGVIVWGLILWSVAFHRKKSEELPRQVAYNLPLELVLLVVPTIIVAVLFYFTAVTQNYVTDKSKTPDVTVDVIAFQWNWEFQYPQYKTESADLPVSTVGTSGEIPLLVVPQGKSIRFNLRSTDVIHSFYVPEFHFKRDVFPEPEKNNQDNAFQIDQIDRTGSFVGRCAELCGVYHAVMNFEVRALESADFDRYIELRQETNPDTGQPYTAAEALTELNCGELCTPHAVTTKPFDTDRTVREASDGGK; encoded by the coding sequence GTGGGCCTGAAGGAGGGCACCAGGGCAGCCCGGCTGGCGAAGGTCGGCGGGCTGGTCGGCCTGGTCGGCGTCGGGGCCACGGGTTGCTCCACGGAAGAGGTGCTGCGCTTCGGTTGGCCGGTGGCCGTGACGCCGCAGGCCGAGGCGATGCGCGAGTTGTGGACCTGGTCGGTCGTCGCGGCTCTCGCGGTCGGCGTGATCGTGTGGGGCCTGATCCTCTGGTCGGTCGCGTTCCACCGCAAGAAGAGCGAGGAGCTGCCCCGCCAGGTCGCCTACAACCTGCCGCTGGAGCTCGTGCTGCTGGTCGTCCCGACGATCATCGTGGCGGTGTTGTTCTACTTCACCGCCGTGACGCAGAACTACGTCACGGACAAGTCGAAGACGCCCGACGTCACGGTCGACGTGATCGCGTTCCAGTGGAACTGGGAGTTCCAGTACCCCCAGTACAAGACCGAGTCCGCGGACCTGCCGGTGAGCACCGTCGGCACGTCCGGCGAGATCCCGCTGCTGGTGGTGCCGCAGGGCAAGTCGATCCGCTTCAACCTGCGCTCGACCGACGTCATCCACTCGTTCTACGTGCCGGAGTTCCACTTCAAGCGGGACGTCTTCCCCGAGCCGGAGAAGAACAACCAGGACAACGCGTTCCAGATCGACCAGATCGACCGGACCGGGTCGTTCGTGGGCCGCTGCGCCGAGCTGTGCGGCGTCTACCACGCCGTGATGAACTTCGAGGTCAGGGCGCTGGAGTCGGCCGACTTCGACCGGTACATCGAGCTGCGGCAGGAGACGAACCCGGACACCGGGCAGCCGTACACCGCCGCCGAGGCGCTGACCGAGCTGAACTGCGGTGAGCTGTGCACGCCGCACGCCGTGACGACCAAGCCCTTCGACACCGACCGGACTGTCCGCGAGGCGTCCGACGGTGGGAAGTAG
- a CDS encoding cytochrome b yields the protein MSGITTPTKRQGAGARVAGGAAKWADDRFHMASGMRKQLNKVFPTHWSFLLGEIALYSFIVLLLSGTYLALFFDPSMEEVVYNGSFVNLQGIEMSRAFESTLHISFEVRGGLFVRQVHHWAALLFMGAIVVHMFRIFFTGAFRRPREINWVIGIVLFMLGAIEGFLGYSLPDDLLSGTGLRVMAALLISFPVVGTWINWLAFGGEFPGTEIIPRLYTLHILVIPGIILALIAVHLGVVWYQKHTQFPGVGRKETNVVGVRIMPVFAAKGGGFFAVVVAVTAIMGGIFQINPIWNFGPYNAAQVSAGVQPDWYMGWTDGLIRLWPAWELYLGNYTVPAPFLPFLLGLPLLTGLAAVYPWIERKMTKDYAHHNLLQRPRDVPVRTSLGAMAIAYFMVLLLSGGNDIIAMKFDISLNAMTWMGRIGMLLVPPLAYFITYRICIGLQRADREVLEHGVETGIIKRLPHGEFIEVHQPLGPVDDHGHPLPLAYQGASVPKKMNKLGSAGHPVPGSFFTPDPPEESAAVARARAERGVSADSLTAENKAAGELAGKPSQPED from the coding sequence ATGAGTGGCATCACCACGCCGACAAAACGGCAGGGCGCGGGCGCCCGCGTGGCGGGTGGCGCCGCCAAGTGGGCCGATGACCGGTTCCACATGGCTTCCGGCATGCGGAAGCAGCTGAACAAGGTCTTCCCGACGCACTGGTCGTTCCTGCTCGGCGAGATCGCGCTGTACAGCTTCATCGTCCTGCTGCTGTCGGGCACCTACCTGGCGCTGTTCTTCGACCCCTCCATGGAGGAGGTCGTCTACAACGGCAGCTTCGTGAACCTCCAGGGCATCGAGATGTCCCGGGCGTTCGAGTCGACCCTGCACATCTCCTTCGAGGTGCGCGGCGGCCTGTTCGTGCGCCAGGTCCACCACTGGGCCGCGCTGCTGTTCATGGGCGCGATCGTCGTGCACATGTTCCGGATCTTCTTCACCGGCGCGTTCCGGCGCCCGCGTGAGATCAACTGGGTCATCGGCATCGTGCTGTTCATGCTGGGCGCGATCGAGGGCTTCCTCGGCTACTCGCTGCCCGACGACCTGCTCTCCGGCACCGGCCTGCGGGTGATGGCGGCGCTGCTGATCTCGTTCCCGGTGGTCGGCACGTGGATCAACTGGCTGGCCTTCGGCGGCGAGTTCCCCGGCACGGAGATCATCCCGCGGCTCTACACGCTGCACATCCTGGTCATCCCGGGCATCATCCTGGCGCTGATCGCGGTGCACCTCGGCGTCGTCTGGTACCAGAAGCACACGCAGTTCCCGGGCGTGGGCCGCAAGGAGACCAACGTCGTCGGCGTGCGCATCATGCCGGTGTTCGCGGCCAAGGGCGGCGGGTTCTTCGCCGTGGTCGTGGCCGTCACGGCGATCATGGGCGGCATCTTCCAGATCAACCCGATCTGGAACTTCGGCCCGTACAACGCGGCGCAGGTGTCGGCGGGCGTGCAGCCCGACTGGTACATGGGCTGGACCGACGGCCTGATCCGCCTGTGGCCCGCGTGGGAGCTGTACCTGGGCAACTACACGGTGCCCGCGCCGTTCCTGCCGTTCCTCCTGGGCCTGCCGCTGCTGACCGGCCTCGCGGCGGTGTACCCGTGGATCGAGCGCAAGATGACCAAGGACTACGCGCACCACAACCTGCTCCAGCGCCCCCGCGACGTGCCGGTCCGGACGTCGCTGGGCGCCATGGCGATCGCGTACTTCATGGTGCTGCTGCTCTCGGGCGGCAACGACATCATCGCGATGAAGTTCGACATCTCGCTGAACGCGATGACGTGGATGGGCCGCATCGGCATGCTCCTCGTCCCGCCGCTGGCGTACTTCATCACCTACCGCATCTGCATCGGCTTGCAGCGCGCGGACCGCGAGGTGCTGGAGCACGGTGTCGAGACGGGCATCATCAAGCGCCTGCCGCACGGCGAGTTCATCGAGGTCCACCAGCCGCTGGGCCCGGTGGACGACCACGGCCACCCGCTGCCGCTGGCCTACCAGGGCGCGTCGGTGCCGAAGAAGATGAACAAGCTGGGTTCGGCCGGGCACCCGGTGCCGGGCAGCTTCTTCACCCCGGACCCGCCGGAGGAGAGCGCCGCCGTGGCCCGCGCGCGGGCCGAGCGCGGTGTCTCGGCGGACTCCCTGACCGCCGAGAACAAGGCGGCGGGCGAACTGGCCGGGAAGCCGTCCCAGCCGGAGGACTGA
- a CDS encoding ubiquinol-cytochrome c reductase iron-sulfur subunit, with translation MSGVKPNELPDEAELAGMSRDELVKLGAGMDGVEIVHYEDRWPVKGTRAEKRAERLVALWFTIAALAGIAFLVAFIWWPWKYEAPNTDHHILYSLYTPVIGFTLGLSILGLGVGALLYTKKFIPEELSVQQRHDGGSSEVDKATFVAQLADAGERSTIGRRSLIKRTAGLGAGVFGLGVLAVPLGGLIKNPWADSDSKDSLWHTAWKSENGEKVYLRRHTGDFHEVALVRPEDLDAGGFETVFPFRESERDDEEALVHGLKRADSPVMLIRLRPGQPVVKRAGQEDFNYGDFYAYSKICTHLGCPTSLYEQQTGLLLCPCHQSQFDVFHYAKPRFGPATRALPQLPITVDEDGYLIARGDFIEAVGPAFWERKS, from the coding sequence ATGAGCGGCGTGAAGCCGAACGAGCTGCCCGACGAGGCGGAACTCGCCGGGATGAGCCGGGACGAGCTGGTCAAGCTCGGCGCGGGGATGGACGGCGTCGAGATCGTCCACTACGAGGACCGCTGGCCGGTCAAGGGCACCCGCGCGGAGAAGCGGGCCGAGCGGCTGGTGGCCCTGTGGTTCACCATCGCCGCGCTCGCCGGCATCGCGTTCCTCGTGGCGTTCATCTGGTGGCCGTGGAAGTACGAGGCTCCGAACACGGACCACCACATCCTGTACAGCCTGTACACGCCGGTCATCGGCTTCACGCTGGGCCTGTCGATCCTCGGCCTCGGCGTCGGCGCGCTGCTGTACACGAAGAAGTTCATCCCCGAGGAGCTGTCCGTCCAGCAGCGGCACGACGGCGGGTCGTCCGAGGTGGACAAGGCCACGTTCGTGGCGCAGCTGGCGGACGCCGGCGAGCGCTCCACGATCGGCCGCCGGTCGCTCATCAAGCGCACCGCGGGCCTCGGCGCCGGCGTGTTCGGCCTCGGCGTGCTGGCCGTGCCGCTCGGCGGTCTGATCAAGAACCCGTGGGCGGACAGCGACTCCAAGGACTCGCTCTGGCACACCGCGTGGAAGTCCGAGAACGGCGAGAAGGTCTACCTGCGCCGGCACACGGGCGACTTCCACGAGGTCGCGCTGGTCCGCCCGGAGGACTTGGACGCCGGTGGTTTCGAAACGGTGTTCCCGTTCCGCGAGTCGGAGCGCGACGACGAAGAAGCCCTGGTCCACGGCCTGAAGCGGGCCGACAGCCCGGTCATGCTCATCCGCCTGCGCCCCGGCCAGCCGGTGGTCAAGCGGGCCGGCCAGGAGGACTTCAACTACGGCGACTTCTACGCGTACTCGAAGATCTGCACCCACCTCGGGTGCCCCACTTCGCTGTACGAGCAGCAGACCGGCCTGCTCCTGTGCCCCTGCCACCAGTCGCAGTTCGACGTCTTCCACTACGCCAAGCCCCGGTTCGGCCCGGCGACCCGTGCCCTGCCGCAGCTTCCGATCACGGTTGACGAGGACGGATACTTGATTGCCCGCGGCGACTTCATCGAGGCCGTGGGTCCGGCGTTCTGGGAGCGTAAGTCATGA
- a CDS encoding LysR family transcriptional regulator: MDLRELRYFVAVAEELHFGRAAARLHMTQPPLSRAIKQLETDLGHVLLHRSPAGVALTPAGASLYDEARTLLARADQVRSRVAAAAGTASITIGTLADSAERAGARLAAAYRAHHPGVHVRIREADFADPTTGLRAGLVDVALTRAPFDDTGIVTHVLRRDPVGVVLRVDDPLAGREGVHSDEVADRRWFRLPEGTDPVWAAYWSGGKHREGPVVRTAHECLQAVLWNGSVGLAPLGHALPDGLTAVPLVDLPPSPLVVAWVGAEPGPLIRSFARLAASVHGSRASRVDL; encoded by the coding sequence ATGGACCTCCGCGAGCTGCGCTACTTCGTCGCCGTCGCCGAAGAACTCCACTTCGGACGGGCCGCCGCCCGGCTGCACATGACCCAGCCGCCGCTCAGCCGCGCGATCAAGCAGCTCGAAACCGACCTCGGCCACGTGCTGCTGCACCGCTCGCCCGCCGGGGTGGCGCTCACCCCGGCCGGCGCGTCGCTCTACGACGAGGCGCGCACGTTGCTGGCGCGGGCCGACCAGGTCCGCTCCAGGGTGGCCGCCGCGGCGGGCACGGCGTCCATCACCATCGGCACCCTCGCCGACAGCGCCGAGCGGGCGGGCGCCCGGCTGGCCGCCGCCTACCGCGCGCACCACCCCGGCGTGCACGTCCGGATCCGCGAGGCCGACTTCGCCGACCCGACCACGGGGCTGCGCGCGGGCCTGGTCGACGTGGCCCTCACCAGGGCGCCGTTCGACGACACGGGCATCGTCACGCACGTGCTGCGCCGAGATCCGGTCGGCGTGGTCCTGCGCGTGGACGACCCGCTGGCGGGCCGCGAGGGCGTGCACTCGGACGAGGTGGCCGACCGGCGGTGGTTCCGCCTGCCGGAGGGGACCGACCCGGTCTGGGCGGCGTACTGGAGCGGCGGGAAGCACCGCGAGGGACCGGTGGTGCGCACCGCGCACGAGTGCCTGCAAGCCGTGCTGTGGAACGGCTCGGTGGGGTTGGCTCCGCTGGGCCACGCGCTGCCCGACGGGCTCACGGCGGTGCCGCTGGTCGACCTGCCGCCCAGCCCCCTGGTGGTGGCCTGGGTCGGCGCCGAACCGGGCCCGCTGATCCGCTCGTTCGCCCGGCTCGCCGCGTCCGTCCACGGCTCCCGGGCGTCGCGGGTGGACCTCTGA
- a CDS encoding cytochrome c oxidase subunit 3, with amino-acid sequence MRRVTTAAPSIGQRVHSLNRPNMVSVGTIVWLSSELMFFAGLFAMFFTVKAQNEGHWPPAPTHLNVPYALFFTIILVASSFTCQWGVFAAERGDVFGLRRWYIVTLIMGAIFVAGQAGEYVTLVSEGTTIPASAYGTVFYLTTGFHGLHVIGGLIAFGYLLVRTKLSKFTPAQATSAIVVSYYWHFVDVVWIGLFAIIYIVP; translated from the coding sequence ATGCGTCGTGTGACAACGGCAGCGCCCTCAATCGGCCAGCGCGTGCACTCGCTGAACCGCCCGAACATGGTCAGCGTCGGCACGATCGTCTGGCTGTCCAGTGAGCTCATGTTCTTCGCCGGGCTCTTCGCCATGTTCTTCACGGTGAAGGCCCAGAACGAAGGGCACTGGCCACCAGCACCGACCCACCTGAACGTGCCCTACGCACTGTTCTTCACGATCATCCTGGTGGCGTCCTCGTTCACGTGCCAGTGGGGCGTGTTCGCCGCCGAGCGGGGTGACGTGTTCGGTCTGCGCCGCTGGTACATCGTGACGCTGATCATGGGCGCGATCTTCGTCGCCGGTCAGGCCGGTGAGTACGTCACCCTCGTCAGCGAGGGCACGACGATCCCGGCCTCGGCCTACGGCACCGTCTTCTACCTGACGACCGGCTTCCACGGCCTGCACGTGATCGGTGGCCTGATCGCGTTCGGCTACCTGCTGGTCCGCACGAAGCTGAGCAAGTTCACGCCCGCGCAGGCGACCTCCGCGATCGTCGTGTCGTACTACTGGCACTTCGTCGACGTCGTCTGGATCGGCTTGTTCGCCATCATCTACATCGTGCCCTGA
- a CDS encoding MBL fold metallo-hydrolase, producing MTEPTSLPDPAVRVADARELARDLVVVPDGGVPLVPNIGVIGGSHSVLVVETGLGVRNAEAVLRFAVERARGRKLYLTTTHFHPEHASGAQVFAGEATFLLNRDQADDLERKGPGYLEVFRGLGESVARRLVGVELVRPDVVYDREHTLDLGGRVVELRATGRAHSRGDQVVRVPDADVLFTGDLVEAGQFAIFPWFPPHDADVSGTRWLAVVERLAAAGARTVVPGHGEIGDARLLTEVRDYLELLRDETWARRDSAMGQEAIVAEVEALMVRRRPEWAGREWIGKGVGCLCAEHRTATATPAG from the coding sequence ATGACCGAACCCACCTCGTTGCCCGATCCCGCCGTGCGGGTCGCCGACGCCCGTGAGCTCGCCCGCGACCTGGTGGTCGTGCCGGACGGCGGCGTGCCGCTCGTGCCCAACATCGGCGTCATCGGCGGCTCGCACTCCGTGCTCGTGGTGGAGACCGGGCTGGGCGTCCGCAACGCCGAGGCCGTGCTGCGGTTCGCGGTAGAGCGAGCCAGGGGCCGCAAGCTGTACCTGACCACGACCCACTTCCACCCGGAGCACGCGTCCGGCGCGCAGGTCTTCGCGGGCGAGGCGACCTTCCTGCTCAACCGCGACCAGGCCGACGACCTGGAGCGCAAGGGCCCCGGCTACCTGGAGGTGTTCCGGGGTCTGGGCGAGTCGGTCGCCCGGCGGCTCGTCGGCGTCGAGCTCGTGCGCCCCGACGTCGTCTACGACCGCGAGCACACCCTGGACCTCGGTGGCCGGGTGGTGGAGCTGCGCGCCACGGGCCGCGCGCACAGCCGGGGCGACCAGGTCGTCCGGGTGCCGGACGCGGACGTGCTGTTCACCGGCGACCTGGTCGAGGCGGGCCAGTTCGCGATCTTCCCCTGGTTCCCGCCGCACGACGCCGACGTCTCGGGCACCCGCTGGCTGGCGGTGGTGGAGCGCCTCGCCGCCGCCGGCGCGCGCACCGTCGTGCCAGGTCACGGCGAGATCGGCGACGCACGACTGCTCACCGAGGTCCGCGACTACCTCGAGCTGCTGCGCGACGAGACGTGGGCGCGCCGAGACTCGGCGATGGGCCAGGAGGCGATCGTCGCGGAGGTCGAGGCGCTGATGGTGCGACGGCGCCCCGAGTGGGCCGGTCGCGAGTGGATCGGGAAGGGCGTCGGCTGCCTGTGCGCCGAGCACCGGACGGCGACCGCGACACCGGCGGGGTGA
- a CDS encoding c-type cytochrome codes for MTTNTTRARKRGTKLRRRISGLLALGFALLAAGFLFSALAPQPQTAQAQDDPAQVRLGEQLYNNTCITCHGKNLDGVEDRGPSLIGVGEAAVFFQVSTGRMPMARQEAQAQRKPAKFTPEEVDAIGAFIQSRGGGPQTPAERGEALRGEDPARGGELFRLNCSACHNFTGRGGALSSGKFAPELDGVSEEQLYTAMLTGPQNMPKFSDRQLTSEEKRDIIAYIKSVTDGNNNPGGAPLGGLGPVSEGLIAFIVGIAALIGVTLWIGAKA; via the coding sequence ATGACCACCAACACCACACGGGCCCGGAAGCGCGGCACGAAGCTGCGCCGGCGGATCTCGGGCCTGCTCGCGCTGGGCTTCGCGCTGCTGGCCGCGGGCTTCCTGTTCAGCGCCCTCGCGCCGCAGCCGCAGACCGCGCAGGCGCAGGACGACCCGGCGCAGGTGCGACTGGGCGAGCAGCTCTACAACAACACCTGCATCACCTGCCACGGCAAGAACCTCGACGGCGTCGAGGACCGCGGACCCAGCCTGATCGGCGTCGGCGAGGCGGCCGTGTTCTTCCAGGTGTCCACCGGCCGCATGCCGATGGCCCGCCAGGAGGCGCAGGCGCAGCGCAAGCCGGCCAAGTTCACGCCGGAGGAGGTGGACGCGATCGGCGCGTTCATCCAGTCCCGCGGCGGCGGCCCGCAGACCCCCGCGGAGCGCGGCGAGGCGCTGCGCGGCGAGGACCCGGCCCGCGGCGGCGAGCTGTTCCGGCTCAACTGCTCGGCGTGCCACAACTTCACCGGTCGCGGCGGGGCGCTGTCGTCCGGCAAGTTCGCGCCCGAGCTCGACGGCGTGTCCGAAGAGCAGCTGTACACCGCGATGCTCACGGGCCCGCAGAACATGCCCAAGTTCTCCGACCGGCAGCTCACGTCGGAGGAGAAGCGGGACATCATCGCTTACATCAAGTCGGTGACCGACGGGAACAACAACCCCGGCGGCGCCCCCCTCGGCGGCCTGGGGCCGGTATCGGAGGGTCTGATCGCGTTCATCGTGGGTATCGCCGCACTGATCGGCGTGACCCTCTGGATCGGAGCCAAGGCATGA
- the trpD gene encoding anthranilate phosphoribosyltransferase, which translates to MERTWPLLLNQLVDRVDLSQDDTAWAMDQVMSGAATPAQIAAFAVALRAKGETPEEVDGIATMMLRHARRFTVDVRAADIVGTGGDSSGSVNISTMAAIVTSAAGVPVVKHGNRAASSKCGTADVLEALGVAIDLPPLGVQQTVEELGIGFCFAPVFHPGFRHAGPPRSEIGIPTSFNLLGPLTNPAQPKVGLVGCARVAFAPLIAGVFARRGNTMLVVRGDDGMDEITTTTTTSVWVADGGQVRTDRIDPSALGLAPALADDLKGGDASVNAEVVRDLVAGKPGAVRDAVLLNAAGAIATHSGLSGDLHADLAGSMGRAAAAIDSGAAADLLRRWAARSTELKTALA; encoded by the coding sequence GTGGAGCGCACCTGGCCGTTACTGCTGAACCAGCTCGTCGACCGGGTCGACCTGTCCCAGGACGACACGGCGTGGGCCATGGACCAAGTGATGTCCGGCGCCGCGACGCCCGCGCAGATCGCCGCGTTCGCGGTGGCGCTGCGGGCCAAGGGCGAGACACCGGAAGAGGTCGACGGCATCGCCACGATGATGCTCCGGCACGCCCGGCGGTTCACCGTGGACGTGCGCGCGGCGGACATCGTCGGCACGGGTGGTGACAGCTCCGGCTCGGTGAACATCTCGACCATGGCGGCGATCGTCACGTCCGCCGCGGGCGTGCCGGTGGTCAAGCACGGCAACCGCGCGGCGTCGTCCAAGTGCGGCACGGCGGACGTGCTCGAAGCGCTGGGCGTGGCCATCGACCTGCCGCCGCTGGGCGTGCAGCAGACCGTGGAGGAGCTGGGCATCGGGTTCTGCTTCGCCCCGGTGTTCCACCCCGGTTTCCGGCACGCGGGCCCGCCGCGCAGCGAGATCGGCATCCCGACGTCGTTCAACCTGCTCGGCCCGCTGACCAACCCGGCGCAGCCGAAGGTCGGCCTGGTGGGGTGCGCGCGGGTGGCGTTCGCGCCGCTGATCGCGGGCGTCTTCGCGCGGCGGGGCAACACCATGCTGGTCGTGCGCGGTGACGACGGGATGGACGAGATCACCACGACCACCACGACGTCGGTGTGGGTGGCCGACGGCGGGCAGGTCCGGACCGACCGGATCGACCCGTCGGCGCTGGGCCTCGCGCCGGCGCTGGCCGACGACCTCAAGGGCGGGGACGCCTCGGTGAACGCCGAGGTCGTGCGCGACCTGGTGGCCGGGAAGCCGGGTGCGGTGCGGGACGCGGTGCTGCTCAACGCGGCGGGCGCGATCGCGACGCACAGCGGGCTCTCGGGCGACCTGCACGCGGACCTGGCGGGCTCGATGGGCCGGGCTGCGGCGGCGATCGACTCCGGGGCGGCGGCGGACCTGCTGCGGCGCTGGGCGGCGCGGTCGACGGAGCTGAAGACGGCCCTCGCGTAA
- the asnB gene encoding asparagine synthase (glutamine-hydrolyzing) encodes MCGLVGLVCPGENEAQRARSAVAGALRCQRHRGPDESGTWQGGEVVFGFNRLSIIDIEHSHQPLHWGPHDQQGRYAILFNGEIYNYVELRAELTKQFGAVFATDGDTETIVAAYHYWGPGAVARLRGMFAFLIWDKARRVVFGARDPFGIKPLYYAAGPGGVAFSSEKKSVLELAPTIGITPKVDEKALQHYLILQYVPEPESLQSEVHRIESGTSFTLKPGGRPVVERYFPATFRPRTVRGEADENRLYDEITEALRDSVAKHMRADVTVGSFLSGGIDSTVVAALAKEHNPDLITFTTGFERQGYSEIDVAAESAAAIGVKHVVRAVTAQEMMDALPLITWYLDDPVADPALVPLWFIAREAREHVKVVLSGEGADELFGGYTIYREPLSLAPFEKVPGALRKAMGKVSTKIPQGVRGKDLLRRGALTLEERYYGNARIFMDDQLRQVLRTYDPNVSHKDVTGHVYRESEGWDPVTRMQHVDLFTWLRGDILVKADKMTMANSLELRVPFLDPEVFRIASQVPSELKLTKETTKHALRRAIRDIVPAHVLNRRKLGFPVPIRHWLKDEMHDWAVETVRQSQTDQYIDKGAVLRVIEEHRSGVADNSRRIWALLVFMIWHGIFVEGRIRPVVPEPHYPVKL; translated from the coding sequence GTGTGCGGCCTGGTAGGACTGGTTTGCCCTGGCGAGAACGAGGCCCAGCGGGCGCGCTCGGCGGTGGCTGGGGCACTGCGCTGCCAGCGGCACCGCGGCCCCGACGAGAGCGGCACCTGGCAGGGCGGTGAGGTCGTCTTCGGCTTCAACCGCCTGTCCATCATCGACATCGAGCACTCGCACCAACCCCTGCACTGGGGTCCGCACGACCAGCAGGGTCGCTACGCGATCCTGTTCAACGGCGAGATCTACAACTACGTGGAGCTGCGCGCGGAGCTGACCAAGCAGTTCGGCGCCGTGTTCGCCACCGACGGCGACACCGAGACGATCGTGGCCGCCTACCACTACTGGGGCCCGGGCGCCGTGGCCAGGCTGCGCGGCATGTTCGCGTTCCTGATCTGGGACAAGGCGCGCCGGGTGGTGTTCGGCGCGCGCGACCCGTTCGGCATCAAGCCGCTGTACTACGCGGCCGGTCCGGGCGGCGTGGCGTTCTCCAGCGAGAAGAAGTCGGTGCTGGAGCTGGCGCCGACGATCGGCATCACGCCGAAGGTGGACGAGAAGGCTCTGCAGCACTACCTGATCCTGCAGTACGTGCCGGAGCCGGAGTCGCTGCAGAGCGAGGTTCACCGGATCGAGTCCGGCACCTCGTTCACCCTCAAGCCGGGTGGCAGGCCGGTGGTCGAGCGGTACTTCCCGGCCACGTTCCGGCCGCGGACCGTGCGCGGCGAGGCGGACGAGAACCGCCTGTACGACGAGATCACCGAGGCGTTGCGCGACTCGGTGGCCAAGCACATGCGGGCGGACGTGACGGTCGGCTCGTTCCTGTCCGGCGGCATCGACTCGACCGTGGTCGCGGCGCTGGCCAAGGAGCACAACCCGGACCTGATCACGTTCACCACGGGGTTCGAGCGGCAGGGCTACTCCGAGATCGACGTGGCCGCCGAGTCGGCCGCCGCGATCGGGGTGAAGCACGTGGTCCGGGCGGTGACGGCGCAGGAGATGATGGACGCCCTGCCGCTGATCACGTGGTACCTGGACGACCCGGTGGCCGACCCGGCGCTGGTGCCGCTGTGGTTCATCGCCCGCGAGGCGCGTGAGCACGTGAAGGTGGTGCTGTCGGGCGAGGGCGCGGACGAGCTGTTCGGCGGCTACACGATCTACCGCGAGCCGCTGTCGCTGGCGCCGTTCGAGAAGGTGCCGGGCGCGTTGCGCAAGGCCATGGGCAAGGTGTCCACGAAGATCCCGCAGGGCGTGCGCGGCAAGGACCTGCTGCGGCGCGGGGCGCTCACGCTGGAGGAGCGCTACTACGGCAACGCCCGGATCTTCATGGACGACCAGCTGCGCCAGGTGCTGCGCACGTACGACCCGAACGTGTCGCACAAGGACGTGACCGGGCACGTGTACCGGGAGTCCGAGGGCTGGGACCCGGTGACGCGGATGCAGCACGTGGACCTGTTCACGTGGTTGCGCGGCGACATCCTGGTCAAGGCCGACAAGATGACGATGGCGAACTCGCTCGAGCTGCGGGTGCCGTTCCTGGACCCCGAGGTGTTCCGGATCGCGTCGCAGGTGCCGTCGGAGCTGAAGCTCACCAAGGAGACGACCAAGCACGCGCTGCGCCGGGCGATCCGCGACATCGTGCCCGCGCACGTGCTCAACCGGCGCAAGCTGGGCTTCCCGGTGCCGATCCGGCACTGGCTGAAGGACGAGATGCACGACTGGGCGGTGGAGACCGTGCGCCAGTCGCAGACCGACCAGTACATCGACAAGGGCGCGGTGCTGCGGGTCATCGAGGAGCACCGGTCGGGTGTCGCGGACAACAGCAGGCGGATCTGGGCGCTGCTGGTGTTCATGATCTGGCACGGGATCTTCGTGGAGGGCCGGATCCGCCCGGTCGTCCCGGAGCCGCACTACCCCGTCAAGCTCTAG
- a CDS encoding cytochrome c oxidase subunit 4: MKVEARIFDLVMAFSFLMAVVYGYWTWADTNAVEPTGTVALALTGGLALIVGTYFRFVARRIEVRPEDNADAEVSDGAGELGFFSPGSYWPIGLAAAAATAGVALAFWHVWLLVIAVVLLLVAVGGLVFEYHTGPSHD; this comes from the coding sequence ATGAAGGTCGAAGCCCGCATTTTTGACTTGGTGATGGCGTTCTCGTTCCTGATGGCCGTCGTGTACGGCTACTGGACGTGGGCGGACACCAACGCCGTCGAACCGACCGGCACGGTGGCGCTCGCGCTGACCGGCGGGTTGGCGCTGATCGTCGGCACGTACTTCCGGTTCGTCGCCCGCCGCATCGAGGTGCGGCCCGAGGACAACGCGGACGCCGAGGTCAGCGACGGCGCCGGTGAGCTGGGCTTCTTCAGCCCCGGCAGCTACTGGCCGATCGGCCTCGCGGCGGCCGCCGCGACGGCGGGCGTGGCCCTCGCGTTCTGGCACGTCTGGCTGCTGGTGATCGCCGTGGTGCTGCTGCTGGTCGCGGTGGGCGGTCTGGTGTTCGAGTACCACACCGGTCCGAGCCACGACTGA